One genomic segment of Aythya fuligula isolate bAytFul2 chromosome 5, bAytFul2.pri, whole genome shotgun sequence includes these proteins:
- the LOC116490327 gene encoding membrane-spanning 4-domains subfamily A member 12-like isoform X1 translates to MQGMGTLRLGSRAVMYTAETLPKGKNRVMGTIQIMTGFMHIGFGIVLTTLTNVYTSVFVIGEIPFLGGVSFIISGCLSIGAEKSPTECAVKGSQAMNVISAIFALLGIVAFIVDLNLNGLYRSGFDYYSYLVLLAGNGISIVLLIFTILEFCIAVATANFWCRATRLSSNEAMLIVPSATRPDLAVPPAELPQPPSYTELVAPEV, encoded by the exons atgcaggggatggggacgcTGCGGCTGGGGAGCCGCGCCGTCATGTACACGGCCGAGACCCTCCCCAAGGGCAAGAACCGGGTGATGGGG ACCATCCAGATCATGACCGGCTTCATGCACATCGGCTTCGGGATCGTCCTGACCACGCTCACCAACGTCTACACCTCGGTCTTCGTCATCGGCGAGATCCCCTTCCTGGGCGGCGTGTCC TTCATCATCTCGGGCTGCCTCTCCATCGGGGCAGAGAAGAGCCCCACGGAATGCGCG GTGAAAGGCAGCCAGGCCATGAACGTCATCAGCGCCATCTTCGCGCTGCTGGGCATCGTCGCCTTCATCGTTGACCTCAACCTGAACGGGCTGTACCGCTCTGGCTTCGACTACTACAGCTACCTCGTCCTG CTCGCAGGGAACGGCATCTCCATCGTGCTGCTCATCTTCACCATCCTGGAGTTCTGCATTGCTGTGGCCACCGCCAATTTCTGGTGCCGGGCGACCCGCCTGAGCTCCAACGAG GCCATGCTGATCGTGCCCAGTGCCACACGGCCAGACTTGGCTGTGCCACCGGCAGAGCTGCCGCAGCCACCCAGCTACACCGAG CTGGTCGCCCCTGAAGTGTAA
- the LOC116490327 gene encoding membrane-spanning 4-domains subfamily A member 12-like isoform X2, with protein sequence MQGMGTLRLGSRAVMYTAETLPKGKNRVMGTIQIMTGFMHIGFGIVLTTLTNVYTSVFVIGEIPFLGGVSFIISGCLSIGAEKSPTECAVKGSQAMNVISAIFALLGIVAFIVDLNLNGLYRSGFDYYSYLVLGTASPSCCSSSPSWSSALLWPPPISGAGRPA encoded by the exons atgcaggggatggggacgcTGCGGCTGGGGAGCCGCGCCGTCATGTACACGGCCGAGACCCTCCCCAAGGGCAAGAACCGGGTGATGGGG ACCATCCAGATCATGACCGGCTTCATGCACATCGGCTTCGGGATCGTCCTGACCACGCTCACCAACGTCTACACCTCGGTCTTCGTCATCGGCGAGATCCCCTTCCTGGGCGGCGTGTCC TTCATCATCTCGGGCTGCCTCTCCATCGGGGCAGAGAAGAGCCCCACGGAATGCGCG GTGAAAGGCAGCCAGGCCATGAACGTCATCAGCGCCATCTTCGCGCTGCTGGGCATCGTCGCCTTCATCGTTGACCTCAACCTGAACGGGCTGTACCGCTCTGGCTTCGACTACTACAGCTACCTCGTCCTG GGAACGGCATCTCCATCGTGCTGCTCATCTTCACCATCCTGGAGTTCTGCATTGCTGTGGCCACCGCCAATTTCTGGTGCCGGGCGACCCGCCTGA
- the CBLIF gene encoding cobalamin binding intrinsic factor: protein MLSAALSIGVLLALLGRGAAGTAPQGCDIPPQELTRMLQILERSVAESEVPNPSVLLAFNLAGATGSNARQELLKKIQEDAVNRAQKDMSSGQVALYTLALLSSCRDPQHVESHRLSVNLSRVLDQKTRKEVARLEKDGVPLTTLYSVGLDVLALCLARTGDYEQDAILLAKQLLSPGSQIDVDTQAVMALALECVYDRTKLPDTRDLLQEALEEVSKGFLDKQAEGKGVIGNIYSTSLAMQVLETASKFYAPREWDCAQAFSAVYSHQLQQPMAVAQAVPALVHKPYLDAASLDCSVVTVTIPQLALSPSQATTAQEGPPITVHYTITNNLKGKPFQFSTTVSVPAGSTLLAVLQAAEKADPKDFSFETEATSWGPMVVSIHGLAGSEKDRTFWEFFSGADSLQEGVGTYKPQDGEHIRAVFSTY, encoded by the exons ATGCTCAGCGCAGCTCTCAGCattggggtgctgctggccctgctgggcaggggggcGGCAGGCAcggctccccagggctgtg ACATCCCGCCCCAGGAGCTCACCCGGATGCTGCAGATCCTGGAGAGATCGGTGGCAGAGTCCGAGGTGCCGAACCCCAGCGTGCTGCTGGCCTTCAACCTGGCCGGGGCCACCGGCAGCAACgcccggcaggagctgctcaaGAAGATCCAGGAGGACGCGGTGAACAGAGCACAGAAAG ACATGTCCTCGGGCCAAGTGGCCTTGTACACCCTcgccctcctctcctcctgccgcGATCCCCAGCACGTCGAGTCACACAGGCTCAGCGTCAACCTGAGCCGAGTCCTGGACCAGAAGACCCGCAAGGAGGTGGCCAGACTGG AGAAGGACGGCGTCCCGCTCACCACCCTGTACAGCGTGGGCCTGGACGTGCTGGCGCTGTGCTTGGCGAGGACGGGTGACTACGAACAGGACGCCATCCTCCTGgccaagcagctgctgagccccGGCAGCCAGATCGACGTGG ACACCCAGGCCGTGATGGCGCTGGCGCTGGAGTGCGTGTACGACCGGACGAAGCTCCCTGACACACGGGACCTGCTACAAGAGGCCTTGGAGGAGGTGTCCAAGGGCTTCCTCGACAAGCAGGCGGAAGGGAAGGGCGTGATCGGGAACATCTACAGCACGTCGCTGGCCATGCAGGTGCTGGAAACCGCCAGCAAGTTCTACGCCCCACGGGAGTGGGACTGTGCCCAGGCTTTCTCTGCCGTCTacagccaccagctgcagcagcccatggcTGTAGCCCAAGCGGTGCCGGCCCTGGTGCACAAACCCTACCTCGACGCTGCCAGCCTGGACTGCAGCGTCGTCACCGTCACCATCCCGCAGCTGGCCCTGTCCCCAAGCCAGGCCACGACAGCTCAGGAAG GGCCCCCGATCACGGTGCACTACACCATCACCAACAACCTGAAGGGAAAGCCCTTCCAATTCTCCACCACTGTGAGCGTCCCGGCCGGCTCCACGCTGCTGGccgtgctgcaggcagctgaaaaaGCCGATCCCAAGGATTTCAG CTTCGAGACGGAGGCGACGTCGTGGGGCCCCATGGTGGTGTCCATCCATGGGCTGGCGGGCAGCGAGAAGGACAGAACCTTCTGGGAGTTCTTCAGCGGCGCCGACTCGCTGCAGGAAG GGGTCGGCACCTACAAGCCGCAGGATGGGGAGCACATCCGGGCCGTCTTCAGCACCTACTGA
- the MRPL16 gene encoding 39S ribosomal protein L16, mitochondrial gives MGWWRLARPAAAGGGAAGAAPRAALRSWAMPPDYSGVTLPERPKLKFMEKVPAVPKVRREPRRLRDIRGPSREATELTQGQYGILALGGGYLHWGHFEMIRLTIGRCMDPKTMFAIWRVPAPRKAVTKKSLGHRMGGGKGPIDHYVTAVKSGRLVVEVGGRCEFEEVEPFLTQVARKLPFPAVPVSRRSLQEMRREEEERRLNNQNPWTFERVVAANMLGMRKYLSPRDLELKGRYWGKHFLRHRV, from the exons ATGGGGTGGTGGCGGCTGGCGCGGCCCGCGGCGGCCGGAGGAG GTGCCGCCGGCGCCGCTCCCCGTGCGGCCCTCAGGAGCTGGGCGATGCCCCCGGACTACAGCG GGGTGACGCTGCCCGAGAGGCCGAAGCTGAAGTTCATGGAGAAGGTGCCGGCCGTGCCCAAGGTGCGGCGGGAGCCACGGCGGCTGCGGGACATCCGAGGACCCTCCCGGGAGGCCACCGAGCTGACGCAGGGGCAGTACGGGATCCTG GCGCTGGGGGGCGGCTACCTGCACTGGGGGCACTTTGAGATGATCCGGCTGACCATCGGGCGCTGCATGGACCCCAAAACCATGTTCGCCATCTGGCGCGTGCCCGCCCCCCGCAAGGCGGTGACGAAGAAGAGCCTGGGGCACCGCATGGGGGGCGGCAAGGGCCCCATCGACCACTACGTGACGGCGGTGAAGAGCGGGCggctggtggtggaggtgggCGGGCGCTGCGAGTTCGAGGAGGTGGAGCCCTTCCTCACGCAGGTGGCCAGGAAGCTGCCCTTCCCCGCCGTCCCCGTCAGCCGCCGCAGCCTGCAGGAGAtgcggcgggaggaggaggagaggaggctcaACAACCAGAACCCCTGGACCTTCGAGCGCGTGGTGGCCGCCAACATGCTGGGCATGCGCAAGTACCTCAGCCCCCGCGACCTGGAGCTGAAGGGACGCTACTGGGGCAAGCACTTCCTGAGGCACAGGGTGTAG
- the STX3 gene encoding syntaxin-3: MKDRLEQLRAKQDAEDDADELEIAVDNTAFMDEFFAEIEETRQNIDKISENVEEAKKLYSVILSAPIPEQKTKDELEQLTADIKKMANSVRNKLKSMERNIEQDEERSSADLRIRKSQHSVLSRKFVDVMTKYNEAQVDFRERSKGRIQRQLEITGKNTTDEELEEMLESGNPAIFTSGIVDSQISKQALSEIEGRHKDIVRLESSIKELHDMFVDIAMLVENQGAMIDRIENNMDQSVGFVERAVADTKKAVKYQSEARRKKIMIMICCIILAIILAASIGSIFA; the protein is encoded by the exons ATGAAGGACCGGCTGGAGCAGCTGCGGGCG AAGCAGGATGCAGAGGACGATGCCGACGAGCTGGAGATCGCCGTGGACAACACGGCCTTCATGGACGAGTTCTTCGccgag atcGAGGAGACCCGGCAGAACATCGACAAGATCTCGGAGAACGTGGAGGAGGCCAAGAAGCTCTACAGCGTCATCCTCTCGGCCCCCATCCCCGAGCAGA AGACCAAAGACGAGCTGGAGCAGCTCACGGCCGACATCAAGAAGATGGCCAACAGCGTGCGGAACAAGCTGAAGA GCATGGAGAGGAACATCGAGCAGGATGAGGAGCGCTCCTCCGCCGACCTGCGCATACGCAAGTCCCAG CACTCGGTCCTGTCTCGGAAGTTCGTCGACGTGATGACCAAGTACAACGAGGCGCAGGTCGACTTCCGAGAGCGCAGCAAGGGCCGGATCCAGCGCCAGCTGGAGATCA CCGGCAAGAACACGACGGacgaggagctggaggagatgctggagagcgGGAACCCCGCCATCTTCACCTCGGGG ATCGTGGACTCGCAGATCTCGAAGCAGGCGCTGAGCGAGATCGAGGGGCGGCACAAGGACATCGTGCGGCTGGAGAGCAGCATCAAGGAGCTGCACGACATGTTCGTCGACATCGCCATGCTGGTGGAGAACCAG GGAGCCATGATCGACCGCATCGAGAACAACATGGACCAGTCCGTGGGCTTCGTGGAGCGCGCCGTGGCCGACACCAAGAAGGCCGTGAAGTACCAGAGCGAGGCCAGGAGG AAGAAGATCATGATCATGATCTGCTGCATTATCCTCGCCATCATCCTGGCCGCCAGCATCGGGAGCATCTTCGCCTGA
- the PATL1 gene encoding protein PAT1 homolog 1 yields the protein MFRYPSPEECPLDEEEDGFQALGEEDEDIDQFNDDTFGAGAVDDDWQEAHERLAELEEKPRGAGQRALPGGEDAELLGEPEDTLAERLTRLVIDSELEDPAIMRAVHTRAPGTQPAPLNTGIWDGPAVLRRIRGPLLAQEMPSVSVLDYALPQRPPQAREEERDPSERALPRRSSSPVIGSPPVRAVPIGTPPKQAAVPSFNQQILCPKPVHIRAGMQQRYPAPYGERMSPNQLCNVPNSSLLGHPFPHSVSPVLTHLQRAQLLGGAQAGRMSPSQFARVSGLVGSPLPSVNPKLLQGRVGQMMSPAGGFRAFFGAAPAPPPPSQPQPPPGPASHLQGLRPQPQMFRPDTTHLHPQHRRLLHQRQQQNRNQHRSLNGSVGDRGGHRGSHQEQARKDPYANLMLQREKDWVSKIQMMQLQSTDPYLDDYYYQNYFQKLEKLAAAEEVHGDGPKKERTKLITPQVAKLEHAYKPVQFEGSLGKLTVSSVNNPRKMIDAVVTSRGEDDETKEKQVRDKRRQTLVTIEKTYSLLLDVEDYERRYLLSLEGERPALMGERKQKICDMYDNLRGKAPGQERPSDDHFMQIMCIRKGKRLVARILPFLSPEQAADVLMATARNLPFLIKKDAQDEVLPCLLRPFSHVLYHLPLGTVTSLVQQLTNLPQSATAPAPTNLHLAAVLQNKFGLSLLYLVLSRGEELQSSDTSTELMQDNQWTELMLLASRELLRIPAAALAKPVSPPSNLLSLFSRYVDQQKLNLLETKLQ from the exons atgTTCCGGTACCCG TCCCCGGAGGAGTGCCCGCTGGACGAGGAGGAGGACGGCTTCCAGGCGCTGGGCGAGGAGGACGAGGACATCGACCAGTTCAACGATGACACCTTCGGGGCCGGCGCCGTCG ACGACGACTGGCAGGAGGCCCACGAGCGGCTGgcggagctggaggagaagccGCGGGGCGCGGGGCAGCGAGCCCTGCCGGGCGGCGAGGACGCCGAGCTGCTGGGCGAGCCCGAGGACACGCTGGCGGAGCGGCTGACGCGGCTGGTGATCGACAGCGAGCTGGAGGACCCGGCCATCATGAGGGCCGTGCACACCAGGGCCCCCGGCACGCAGCCCGCCCCGCTCAACACGGGGATCTGGGACGGCCCCGCCGTGCTGCGGCGCATCCGCGGGCCGCTGCTCGCTCAG GAGATGCCGTCGGTGTCCGTGCTGGACTACGCCCTGCCCCAGAGACCCCCGCAGGCTCgggaggaagagagggaccCCTCTGAGCGGGCGCTGCCCCGCCGCTCGTCCTCCCCCGTCATCGGCAGCCCCCCTGTGCGAGCGGTCCCCATCGGCACCCCTCCCAAGCAGGCGGCCGTGCCCAGTTTCAACCAGCAG ATCCTGTGCCCGAAGCCCGTGCACATCCGGGCCGGCATGCAGCAGCGCTACCCCGCTCCCTACGGCGAGAGGATGTCCCCCAACCAGCTCTGCAACGTACCG AACTCCTCCCTGCTGGGCCACCCGTTCCCCCACAGCGTCTCTCCCGTCCTCACCCACCTGCAGAGAGCGCAGCTGCTCGGAGGAGCCCAG GCCGGCCGAATGTCTCCCAGCCAGTTTGCCCGAGTCTCAGGCCTCGTCGGGAGCCCGCTGCCCTCCGTCAACCccaagctgctgcagggcagagtgGGGCAGATGATGTCTCCAGCCGGCGGCTTTCGTGCCTTCTTcggggctgccccagctccgCCGCCCCCATCGCAGCCGCAGCCCCCTCCAGGCCCCGCGTCCCACCTGCAGGGCTTGAG GCCCCAGCCGCAGATGTTCCGGCCGGACACGACCCacctgcacccccagcaccgCCGGCTCCTGCACCAGCGGCAGCAGCAGAACCGAAA ccagcACCGCAGCCTCAACGGCTCGGTGGGGGACCGAGGGGGCCACCGGGGCAGCCACCAGGAGCAGGCACGCAAAGACCCCTACGCCAACCTCATGCTGCAGCGGGAGAAGGACTGGGTGTCCAAGATCCAGAtgatgcagctgcagagcactgacCCCTACCTGGATGATTATTACTACCAG AACTACTTCCAGAAGCTGGAAAAATTGGCAGCGGCTGAGGAAGTCCACGGGGACGGCCCCAAGAAGGAGCGCACCAAACTCATCACCCCTCAGGTGGCCAAGCTGGAGCACGCCTACAAACCAG tGCAGTTCGAGGGCTCGCTCGGGAAGCTGACGGTGTCCAGCGTGAACAACCCGCGGAAGATGATCGACGCGGTGGTGACCTCCCGCGGCGAGGATGAC GAGACGAAGGAGAAGCAGGTCCGGGACAAGCGGCGCCAGACGCTCGTCACCATCGAGAAG ACCTACAGCCTCCTCCTGGACGTGGAGGACTACGAGCGACGCTACCTCCTGAGCCTGGAAGGCGAGCGGCCGGCCCTGATGGGCGAGAGGAAGCAGAAGATCTGCGACATGTACGACAATCTGCGGGGCAAGGCGCCCGGGCAGGAGAG GCCGAGCGATGACCACTTCATGCAGATCATGTGCATCCGGAAAGGAAAGCGCCTGGTGGCACGCATCCTCCCCTTCCTGTCCCCCGAGCAAGCGGCCGACGTCCTCATGGCGACGGCCAGGAACCTGCCCTTCCTCATCAAGAAGGACGCTCAGGACGAG gtgctgccctgcctgctgaggCCCTTCTCGCACGTCCTCTACCACCTCCCCCTGGGGACTGTCACCAGCCTTGTGCAGCAGCTCACCAACCTACCTCAGAGCGCCACCGCGCCCGCGCCCACCAACCTGCACCTCGCTGCTGTGCTGCAAAACAAG TTCGGCCTGTCCCTGCTCTACCTGGTGCTGAGCCGCggggaggagctgcagagctcgGACACCAGCACGGAGCTGATGCAGGACAACCAGTG GACGGAGCTGATGCTGCTGGCGAGCCGGGAGCTGCTGCGGATCCCGGCGGCCGCCCTGGCCAAGccggtgtcccccccctccAACCTGCTCTCCCTCTTCTCTCGCTACGTCGACCAGCAGAAGCTCAACCTGCTGGAGACAAAGCTGCAGTGA
- the OSBP gene encoding oxysterol-binding protein 1: MRSAGRPAAANERRGAGRLTAARRAGRGGAAAAAMAELRAAGAGGGGGSGSGAAPGAAAAAGSGGGGSGVGGSAREGWLFKWTNYIKGYQRRWFVLSNGLLSYYRSKAEMRHTCRGTINLATANITVEDSCNFVISNGGAQTYHLKASSEVERQRWVTALELAKAKAVKMLEESDDSGDESVSQTDKTELQSTLRTLSSKVEDLSTCNDLIAKHGTALQRSLSELETLRLPAESTEKIKQVNERATLFRITSNAMINACRDFLMLAQTHSKKWQKSLQHERDQRIRLEETLEQLAKQHNHLERAFRGATVLPAGTAGSGGSAKDPCCPAKGDLSDEDEENEFFDAPENIAALETMGHKRTGSNISGTSSDISLEEQYKHQVEDTKKEKRTRIPYKPNYSLNLWSIMKNCIGKELSKIPMPVNFNEPLSMLQRLTEDLEYHELLDRAAKCESSLEQLCYVAAFTVSSYSTTVFRTSKPFNPLLGETYELDRLEESGYRSLCEQVSHHPPAAAHHADSKHGWTLRQEIKITSKFRGKYLSIMPLGTIHCVFHASGNHYTWKKVTTTVHNIIVGKLWIDQSGEIEIVNHKTGDKCNLKFVPYSYFSRDVARKVTGEVTDPTGKVHFLLLGTWDEKMDCYKVASGSGDNGAEARQRAHEAEDSRVLLWKRNPLPKYAENMYYFSELALTLNAPESGTAPTDSRRRPDQRLMENGRWDEANAEKQRLEEKQRLSRKRREAEAARATEDGTPYDPYKPLWFERKKDPVTQELAHVYRGGYWESKEKQDWTQCPDIF, encoded by the exons ATGAGAAGCgcggggcggccggcggcggccaatgagcggcggggggcggggcgtCTGAcggcggcgcggcgggcggggcgcggcggggcggcggcggcggccatgGCGGAGCTGCGCGCGGCGGGCGCGG gcggaggcggcggcTCGGGGAGCGGCGCGGCcccgggagcggcggcggcggcggggagcggcggcggcgggtcCGGTGTGGGCGGCTCGGCGCGGGAGGGCTGGCTGTTCAAGTGGACCAACTACATCAAGGGCTACCAGCGCCGCTGGTTCGTGCTCAGCAACGGGCTGCTCAGCTACTACCG CTCCAAGGCGGAGATGCGGCACACGTGCCGCGGCACCATCAACCTGGCCACGGCCAACATCACGGTGGAGGACTCGTGCAACTTCGTCATCTCCAACGGCGGCGCGCAGACCTACCACCTGAAGGCCAGCTCCGAGGTGGAGCGGCAGCGCTGGGTCACGGCGCTGGAGCTGGCCAAGGCCAAGGCCGTCAAGATGCTGGAGGAGTCAG ACGACTCCGGCGACGAGTCCGTGTCGCAGACGGACAAGACGGAGCTGCAGAGCACGCTGCGCACCCTGTCCAGCAAGGTGGAGGACCTGAGCACCTGCAACGACCTGATCGCCAAGCACGGCACGGCCCTGCAGCGCTCCCTCAGCGAGCTGGAGACCCTCCGGCTGCCCGCCGAGAGCACCGAGAAGATCAAGCAGGTGAACGAGCGCGCCACGCTCTTCCGCATCACCTCCAACGCCATGATCAAC GCCTGCCGGGACTTTCTGATGCTGGCCCAGACGCACAGCAAGAAGTGGCAGAAGTCGCTGCAGCACGAGCGGGACCAGCGCATCCGCCTGGAGGAGACGCTGGAGCAGCTGGCCAAGCAGCACAACCACCTGGAGAGGGCTTTCCGCGGTGCCACCGTGCTGCCCGCCGGCACTGCTGGGTCTGGCGGCTCTGCCAAAG atccctgctgccctgcaaaAGGAGACCTGAGTGACGAGGATGAAGAGAACGAGTTCTTCGATGCCCCGGAGAACATCGCTGCGCTGGAGACCATGGGCCACAA GCGAACCGGCAGCAACATCAGCGGCACCAGCAGCGACAtcagcctggaggagcag TACAAGCACCAGGTAGAAGACACtaagaaggagaagagaacCCGCATCCCCTACAAGCCCAACTACAGCCTCAACCTCTGGAGCATCATGAAGAACTGCATCGGGAAGGAGCTGTCCAAGATCCCCATGCCA GTGAACTTCAACGAGCCCCTGTCCATGCTGCAGCGCCTGACCGAGGACCTGGAGTACCACGAGCTGCTGGACCGGGCGGCCAAGTGCGAGAGCTCTCTGGAGCAGCTGTGCTACGTGGCTGCCTTCACCGTCTCCTCCTACTCCACCACCGTCTTCCGCACCAGCAAGCCCTTCAACCCGCTCCTGGGGGAGACGTACGAGCTGGACCGCCTGGAGGAGAGCGGCTACCGCTCCCTCTGCGAGCAG GTGAGCCACCACCCGCCGGCCGCCGCGCACCACGCCGACTCCAAGCACGGCTGGACGCTGCGCCAGGAGATCAAGATCACCAGCAAGTTCCGGGGCAAATATCTCTCCATCATGCCTCTGG GCACCATTCACTGCGTCTTCCATGCTTCTGGCAACCACTACACGTGGAAAAAAGTCACCACCACCGTGCACAACATCATCGTGGGCAAGCTCTGGATAGACCAG TCAGGTGAAATCGAGATCGTCAATCACAAGACGGGCGACAAGTGCAACCTCAAGTTCGTTCCTTACAGCTACTTCTCGCGGGACGTGGCCAGGAAG GTCACCGGGGAGGTAACGGACCCCACGGGGAAGGTGCATTTCCTCCTGCTGGGCACCTGGGACGAGAAGATGGACTGCTACAAGGTGGCCTCGGGCAGCGGGGACAACGGGGCAGAGGCGCGGCAGCGGGCGCACGAGGCCGAGGACAGCCGGGTGCTGCTGTGGAAGAGGAACCCCCTGCC GAAATACGCGGAGAACATGTACTACTTCTCGGAGCTGGCGCTGACGCTCAACGCCCCCGAGAGCGGCACGGCGCCCACCGACAGCCGCCGGCGCCCCGACCAGCGCCTGATGGAGAACGGCCGCTGGGACGAGGCCAACGCCGAGAAGCAGCggctggaggagaagcagcgCCTCTCCCGCAAGAGGCGCGAGGCCGAGGCCGCCAGGGCCACCGAGGACG GCACCCCCTACGACCCCTACAAGCCGCTGTGGTTCGAGCGCAAGAAGGACCCGGTCACCCAGGAGCTGGCACACGTCTACAGGGGCGGCTACTGGGAGAGCAAAGAGAAGCAGGACTGGACCCAGTGCCCGGACATTTtctga
- the CABP4 gene encoding calcium-binding protein 4 has translation MPRTRGDKGAPKDAEAPGKGKGEQGGESSPKPPEEGGSPGAESRHGGHGRKTSKKGAGDPHAAATKAYSPFLNTVFGKERELSPEELDELLDAFKEFDTDQDGFISYKDLGACMRTLGYMPTEMELIEISQHIKMRMGGRVDFEDFVQMMGPKLREETAHMVGVRELKIAFREFDMNGDGEISSAEMREAIAALLGEQLKAQEVDEILQDVDLNGDGHVDFDEFVMMLSSR, from the exons ATGCCACGCACGCGGGGGGACAAGGGGGCCCCCAAGGACGCGGAGGCCCCGGgcaaggggaagggggagcaggggggcgAGAGCTCCCCCAAGCCCCCCGAGGAGGGCGGCTCCCCCGGCGCTGAGTCCCGGCACGGCGGGCACGGGAGGAAGACCAGCAAGAAGGGGGCCGGGGACCCGCACGCCGCCGCCACCAAGGCTTACTCGCCCTTCCTCAACACCGTCTTCGGCAAG GAGCGGGAGCTGTCGCCGGAGGAGCTGGACG agctgctggatgcCTTCAAGGAGTTTGACACCGACCAGGACGGCTTCATCAGCTACAAGGACCTGGGCGCCTGCATGCGCACGCTGGGGTACATGCCCACCGAGATGGAGCTGATCGAGATCTCGCAGCACATCAAGATGAGGA TGGGCGGCCGCGTGGACTTCGAGGACTTTGTGCAGATGATGGGGCCCAAGCTGCGGGAGGAGACGGCACACATGGTGGGCGTCAGGGAGCTGAAGATCGCCTTCCGCGAG TTCGACATGAACGGGGACGGGGAGATCAGCAGCGCGGAGATGCGGGAGGCCATCGCGGCGCTGCTGGGCGAGCAGCTGAAGGCGCAGGAGGTGGACGAGATCCTGCAGGACGTGGACCTCAACGGGGACGGACACGTGGACTTCGATG AGTTCGTCATGATGCTGTCCTCCCGCTAA